From one Bacteriovorax sp. BAL6_X genomic stretch:
- a CDS encoding TIGR02147 family protein: MDIQTTSPYLSERHSVDIYNYVNASLYLRDTWLKKKELNPNFSIRSWAQKLGITSHSQLHQVLNGKRNLPSKYIMTLAKDLKLTQEEADYFEKLVKLQAAKSEEEKIFYLKSIQRNNETLEVYEVDSYELIRNPLNFFILELFCLIDTKLTPIKIQKLLIHNYPLTEIRKSVELLTKLEMLTLIDGSYRKAHGTVFTANDIPNLAKQEYHKNIADLAKEAVEKQDVQDREFAGFTFGIRAENLPKAKEELRKFREEFSQKFIEKDFEGNQLYHLAINFFAISNKVDQ; encoded by the coding sequence TTGGATATTCAAACAACTTCCCCATATTTATCAGAAAGGCATTCCGTAGATATTTACAACTACGTGAATGCTTCTCTTTATCTAAGAGATACGTGGCTTAAGAAGAAAGAACTAAATCCCAATTTCTCAATTAGATCATGGGCCCAAAAGCTAGGAATAACTTCTCATTCTCAGCTTCACCAAGTTCTAAATGGAAAGCGTAACCTTCCAAGTAAGTATATTATGACTCTTGCGAAGGACTTAAAACTTACACAAGAAGAAGCTGACTACTTTGAAAAACTTGTTAAACTTCAAGCCGCGAAGTCTGAAGAAGAAAAGATTTTCTATTTAAAATCGATTCAAAGAAATAATGAAACTCTTGAAGTTTATGAAGTTGATAGTTACGAGTTAATTCGTAACCCTCTTAACTTCTTTATCCTTGAATTATTTTGCTTGATAGATACTAAGCTTACACCAATTAAAATTCAAAAATTATTAATTCATAACTACCCTCTTACAGAGATAAGAAAGAGTGTCGAGTTATTAACAAAGCTTGAAATGCTCACTCTTATTGATGGGAGCTACCGCAAGGCCCATGGGACAGTCTTTACAGCAAATGATATCCCAAATCTTGCTAAGCAAGAGTACCACAAGAATATCGCTGATCTTGCAAAAGAAGCCGTTGAAAAACAAGATGTACAAGACAGAGAATTCGCTGGCTTTACATTTGGAATTCGCGCTGAAAACCTTCCAAAGGCCAAGGAAGAGTTAAGAAAATTCAGAGAAGAGTTTTCTCAAAAATTTATCGAAAAGGACTTTGAAGGAAATCAATTATATCACTTAGCAATTAACTTTTTTGCTATTTCAAATAAGGTTGACCAATGA
- a CDS encoding CBS domain-containing protein: MVNYTPPIERDKAPRQKEKEELFTSSYNIINRVIKEFIPLHTDMDMQEAGEYFIKHNITGLPVVNDYENIVGFLSQKDCLKYSLDAKYYNHPTSLVEHYMSENVVTIPAKSTLTFIVELFLHYPFHAFPVVENGKVIGIIERTTVFEVIHNMKGTNW; the protein is encoded by the coding sequence ATGGTTAACTACACTCCGCCTATCGAAAGAGATAAGGCCCCAAGACAAAAAGAAAAAGAAGAATTATTCACTTCCAGCTACAATATTATCAATCGAGTTATCAAGGAGTTCATCCCCCTCCATACGGATATGGATATGCAGGAAGCTGGAGAATACTTTATTAAGCACAATATAACGGGACTTCCCGTGGTAAATGATTATGAAAATATCGTGGGCTTTCTTTCACAAAAAGACTGCCTCAAATATAGCCTCGATGCCAAGTACTACAACCACCCCACTTCTCTCGTTGAGCACTATATGAGCGAAAATGTTGTGACGATCCCGGCAAAATCCACACTGACCTTTATAGTGGAGCTCTTTCTCCATTACCCCTTCCATGCCTTCCCCGTAGTTGAAAATGGTAAAGTTATTGGAATCATTGAAAGAACCACTGTCTTTGAAGTGATTCACAATATGAAAGGGACCAATTGGTAG
- a CDS encoding YqaA family protein — translation MEFIHEYGIVGLFFISFAAATILPFSSEAFLFGAVKAGLSKADIFWSASLGNFLGGVSCFYLGHLGKLSWCEKYLKISKGQINRWQNLIQSYGPGLAVLTWLPIIGDPLAVALGYFRCHPKFVFLTMYIGKAMRYVFVIWLANKL, via the coding sequence ATGGAATTTATTCATGAATATGGCATTGTAGGACTCTTTTTTATAAGCTTTGCTGCCGCAACTATTCTTCCTTTTAGTTCAGAAGCATTTCTCTTTGGTGCTGTAAAGGCGGGGCTATCGAAGGCCGATATCTTTTGGTCTGCTAGTCTTGGAAACTTTTTGGGAGGGGTTAGTTGCTTCTACCTCGGTCACTTGGGAAAGCTAAGCTGGTGTGAAAAATATCTAAAGATTAGTAAAGGTCAAATCAATCGCTGGCAGAACTTAATTCAAAGCTATGGGCCAGGACTAGCGGTTTTGACATGGCTTCCCATTATTGGGGACCCTTTGGCCGTCGCGCTGGGTTATTTTCGTTGTCATCCCAAATTTGTTTTTCTCACAATGTATATCGGCAAGGCAATGCGTTATGTCTTTGTAATCTGGTTAGCAAATAAGCTCTAA
- the dnaE gene encoding DNA polymerase III subunit alpha, with protein sequence MEQDSNVETNDTTEAEVQRPLKETHPDSFVHLHLHTQYSLLDGAIRLKDLIPEAQKLGVPAIAQTDHGNMFGAIDFYTRCKDAGIKPILGSEIYFTPGSRFDRRAARKSANISSQDAEESSRQIHHLILLAKNNTGYQNLCKLLSKAYLEGFYYKPRADVELLREYSEGLICTTACLKGEVGYNFFTGQDDKAIRAIEKLSDIFGPDDFYLEIQENGIPEQKIVNEKVIEFARKNNIKLVATNDSHYMTPEDATAQEVLLCIQTGKTYADENRMRMTSQEFYYKSPEEMRAAFHYAPDACDNTLEIADKCNVELSWTDEKGNQIYHLPDYEIDTDESLDDYFVRVTKEGLQARFDGPQFRNIVNQPDWEEQKPKYYERLQYEMDLIMQMGFVGYFLIVADFIQWSKDNGIPVGPGRGSGAGSLVAYALTITNINPLPYNLLFERFINPERISMPDFDVDFCQAGRQRVIEYVTQKYGEDKVGQIITFGKLQAKAVVKDVARVYDLTFAEANMISKLIPDEIGITLDKAIEMEPKLQELIETDPKIRQIFTISKRLEGLYRHAGIHAAGVIITSEPLVNYCPLFKGAKGEKVVQFDKDFSELIGLVKFDFLGLKTLTVIDYASDFIKRDYMPDFDIEAIDYEDEKVYDLISEGDTIGVFQLESSGMQDLCRRISPDTLDDITAINALYRPGPMGSGMHDEFVEIKHGRKEETYPFEDLKPILNDTYGIIIYQEQVMNIARKVAGYSLGQADMLRKAMGKKKLKEMERHKQIFLDGAKERDYDLKIAETLYDQMAKFAEYGFNKSHAVAYSYIAYQTAFLKTYYPPEFYAGLLSTELSNTDKITTIINDARNHDIEVLAPCVNESLWLFNVVDGNLRFGMGAIKGVGEGAVEEIVRERTENGPFVGFIDFCERVNLRQVNKRTVEALIRVGGFDGCEKELNRRTMLENMEMVVAYASKRQKEKEMGQTNLFDMAEGSEDTGANQLDIEYTADWDDREKLLYEAELIGVYVSGHPLDRYQGVIEQMASMPIGQIQDIDGTSKRDMVLAGMIVERKPIMTKKGDRMCFATLEDLSGKIECIVFPKTFVQYEEILLSDDPIIMTGQVNLAEEPRKFFPSKIQKLKEQAEERVSSVRLNVPMTSLNEGRLNRLKQTILGHRGTVPLHIIFEHDSGRARMPLGSDYLVNPTPQMAAKINEIFDADAVKFIIDGKISDVG encoded by the coding sequence ATGGAACAAGATAGTAACGTCGAAACGAATGATACTACTGAAGCAGAAGTACAAAGGCCACTTAAAGAAACGCACCCAGATAGCTTTGTCCATCTACACTTACATACGCAATACTCTCTCCTTGATGGAGCAATTAGATTAAAGGATCTTATTCCTGAAGCACAAAAGCTTGGGGTTCCGGCAATTGCTCAAACTGATCATGGGAATATGTTTGGTGCCATTGACTTCTACACTCGATGTAAAGACGCTGGGATTAAACCAATCCTTGGTTCTGAAATTTACTTTACACCTGGTTCTCGTTTTGATCGTCGTGCGGCCAGAAAGTCTGCAAATATAAGCTCGCAAGATGCTGAAGAATCTTCAAGACAAATTCACCATTTAATTCTTCTTGCAAAAAATAATACTGGTTACCAAAACTTATGTAAGTTACTTTCAAAAGCTTATCTTGAGGGGTTCTATTATAAGCCTCGTGCCGATGTTGAACTACTTCGTGAATACTCGGAAGGTTTAATTTGTACGACAGCTTGTCTAAAGGGAGAGGTTGGCTACAACTTTTTTACCGGCCAAGATGATAAGGCCATTCGTGCGATTGAAAAGTTAAGCGATATCTTTGGCCCTGATGACTTCTATCTTGAGATTCAAGAAAATGGAATTCCGGAACAAAAAATTGTAAATGAGAAAGTTATTGAGTTTGCACGCAAGAATAATATTAAACTTGTGGCAACTAATGATTCACACTATATGACTCCTGAAGATGCGACTGCTCAGGAAGTTCTTCTTTGTATTCAAACAGGAAAGACTTACGCAGATGAAAATCGTATGCGTATGACGTCGCAAGAATTCTATTATAAGTCCCCAGAAGAAATGAGAGCTGCCTTCCACTATGCGCCAGATGCATGTGATAACACTCTTGAGATTGCAGATAAGTGTAATGTAGAACTTTCTTGGACTGATGAGAAAGGGAATCAAATTTATCACCTTCCAGATTATGAAATCGATACAGATGAATCACTTGATGATTACTTTGTTCGCGTAACAAAGGAAGGACTGCAGGCTCGTTTTGATGGGCCACAATTTAGAAATATTGTTAATCAACCTGATTGGGAAGAACAAAAGCCAAAGTACTATGAGCGTCTTCAATATGAAATGGATCTCATTATGCAAATGGGATTCGTTGGTTACTTCCTGATCGTTGCGGACTTCATTCAGTGGTCAAAAGATAATGGAATTCCTGTTGGTCCTGGACGTGGTTCCGGAGCAGGTTCTCTGGTTGCCTATGCACTAACTATTACAAATATTAACCCACTTCCATATAATCTACTCTTTGAGCGTTTCATTAACCCTGAGCGTATCTCAATGCCTGACTTTGACGTCGATTTCTGTCAAGCAGGACGACAGCGAGTTATTGAATATGTAACGCAAAAATACGGGGAAGATAAAGTAGGGCAGATCATTACCTTTGGTAAGCTGCAAGCAAAGGCCGTTGTAAAAGACGTTGCTCGTGTTTACGACTTAACATTTGCTGAAGCAAATATGATTTCAAAACTTATCCCAGATGAAATTGGAATCACACTTGATAAAGCAATTGAAATGGAGCCGAAGCTTCAGGAGTTAATTGAAACAGATCCTAAGATTCGTCAAATCTTTACTATTTCAAAAAGACTTGAGGGTCTTTATCGTCACGCTGGTATTCACGCGGCTGGAGTTATCATTACCTCTGAGCCACTTGTAAATTACTGTCCACTTTTTAAAGGTGCAAAGGGAGAAAAGGTTGTTCAATTTGATAAGGACTTTTCAGAACTTATTGGTCTTGTAAAATTTGACTTCCTTGGGCTAAAGACTCTAACTGTAATTGATTACGCTTCTGATTTTATTAAGCGTGACTATATGCCAGACTTTGATATTGAGGCCATTGATTACGAGGATGAGAAAGTTTATGACTTAATTTCTGAAGGGGATACAATTGGTGTCTTCCAGCTGGAATCTTCAGGGATGCAGGATTTATGTCGTCGTATTTCACCGGATACTCTAGATGATATTACGGCCATCAACGCCCTTTATCGTCCAGGTCCAATGGGATCGGGAATGCATGATGAGTTCGTTGAAATCAAGCACGGGCGCAAGGAAGAAACTTATCCATTTGAAGATCTAAAGCCTATTCTAAACGATACTTACGGGATCATTATTTACCAAGAGCAGGTAATGAATATCGCTCGTAAGGTTGCAGGATACTCTCTTGGACAAGCGGATATGCTTCGTAAGGCAATGGGGAAAAAGAAGCTTAAGGAGATGGAGCGCCATAAGCAAATCTTCTTAGATGGTGCAAAAGAGAGAGACTACGATCTTAAGATTGCAGAAACTCTCTATGATCAGATGGCGAAATTTGCGGAATATGGTTTCAACAAATCTCACGCCGTTGCTTATTCATATATTGCATATCAAACAGCTTTCTTAAAAACTTATTACCCTCCAGAGTTTTATGCAGGTCTATTAAGTACGGAACTTTCTAATACAGATAAGATCACGACAATTATTAACGATGCAAGAAATCACGATATTGAAGTTCTTGCTCCATGTGTGAATGAATCTCTTTGGTTATTTAACGTTGTTGATGGCAACCTTCGTTTTGGTATGGGTGCTATTAAAGGTGTTGGAGAAGGTGCGGTTGAAGAGATTGTTCGTGAGCGAACAGAAAATGGGCCATTTGTTGGCTTCATTGATTTCTGTGAGCGAGTAAACCTTAGACAAGTTAATAAGAGAACAGTTGAAGCATTAATTCGCGTAGGTGGATTCGATGGTTGTGAAAAAGAATTAAACCGTCGCACTATGCTTGAAAATATGGAAATGGTTGTTGCTTACGCAAGTAAGCGCCAAAAAGAAAAAGAGATGGGGCAGACTAACCTCTTTGATATGGCCGAAGGGTCTGAGGATACGGGAGCAAACCAACTCGATATTGAATACACGGCCGATTGGGACGATAGAGAAAAGCTTCTTTACGAAGCTGAATTAATCGGAGTTTATGTTTCAGGTCACCCTCTTGATCGTTACCAGGGAGTCATTGAGCAGATGGCCTCAATGCCTATTGGGCAAATTCAAGATATTGATGGTACATCAAAAAGAGATATGGTTCTTGCTGGGATGATCGTTGAAAGAAAGCCGATTATGACAAAGAAAGGGGATCGCATGTGTTTTGCTACCCTAGAAGACTTGTCAGGTAAGATTGAGTGTATTGTTTTTCCAAAAACTTTTGTTCAATATGAAGAGATTCTATTAAGTGATGATCCAATCATTATGACTGGACAGGTAAATTTGGCCGAGGAACCGCGAAAATTCTTCCCGTCAAAGATTCAAAAGCTTAAAGAGCAGGCCGAGGAAAGAGTGTCATCTGTTCGTCTTAATGTTCCTATGACTTCTTTAAATGAAGGCCGTCTAAACCGTCTTAAGCAGACGATTTTAGGTCATAGGGGAACTGTTCCACTTCATATTATTTTTGAACATGATTCGGGGAGAGCGAGAATGCCACTAGGAAGTGACTATCTAGTAAACCCAACGCCACAAATGGCAGCAAAAATTAATGAAATTTTTGATGCAGACGCGGTGAAGTTTATTATTGATGGAAAAATCAGCGATGTAGGGTAA
- a CDS encoding lipoprotein: MIKYLLPILLIITTSCSLLAPTQRRDYHGRKERTTQRQHFTGVKKKVALLTFFNESPFGGQDLGVVATEELRRELQKTGQFIVDPMSARLFGSSKQVYSQGGSKLVQMTRKAKGEGVNFVVFGRIIEARVREKSDEVGFVRSTKSYSEAKVEIRIYDVNSNKEIYTDTLDGYADDNSYRFFKSDRNSQSKYRQDLLRYVTKVSVRKSIPRILDTAQKLEWIGRVAKIIGNNIYINAGRDSGLNIGDVLKVVTEGVDIYDPETGALIGVSKGEIKGTIEVVDFIGADASIGILHSGGSVHEGDFVKLY, encoded by the coding sequence ATGATTAAGTATTTATTGCCAATTTTACTGATTATTACAACATCGTGTTCTCTTCTAGCTCCTACGCAAAGAAGAGACTATCACGGAAGAAAAGAAAGAACGACCCAACGTCAACACTTTACAGGTGTTAAGAAGAAAGTTGCACTATTAACTTTCTTTAATGAATCTCCGTTTGGAGGGCAAGACCTAGGTGTTGTAGCGACAGAAGAATTACGCCGTGAACTTCAAAAGACGGGACAATTTATTGTTGATCCTATGTCGGCAAGATTATTTGGTTCATCAAAGCAAGTTTATTCTCAAGGTGGATCTAAGCTTGTACAGATGACAAGAAAGGCCAAAGGCGAAGGTGTAAATTTTGTCGTTTTTGGACGTATTATTGAGGCCAGAGTTAGAGAGAAATCTGATGAGGTTGGATTTGTAAGAAGTACAAAGAGCTACAGTGAAGCTAAAGTTGAAATAAGAATTTATGATGTAAATTCAAATAAAGAAATATATACAGATACTCTTGATGGTTATGCTGATGATAATAGCTACCGCTTTTTTAAATCTGATCGAAATTCTCAATCAAAGTATCGCCAAGATCTTCTTCGTTATGTAACAAAGGTATCTGTTAGAAAATCAATCCCAAGAATTCTTGATACTGCCCAAAAACTAGAGTGGATAGGCCGTGTTGCAAAAATCATTGGAAATAATATCTATATAAATGCTGGACGTGATTCAGGGCTTAATATTGGTGACGTTTTAAAAGTTGTAACTGAAGGTGTTGATATTTATGATCCTGAAACTGGGGCACTCATCGGGGTTTCTAAAGGAGAGATTAAGGGAACAATTGAGGTTGTGGACTTTATTGGTGCCGATGCTTCAATTGGTATCTTACATTCTGGAGGCTCTGTTCACGAAGGTGACTTTGTTAAGTTGTACTAA
- a CDS encoding quinone-dependent dihydroorotate dehydrogenase → MIYSLARNFLFKLDAEDAHDLTIDLMEKFPVISEIFPSYRRNNLKLKIGNNIWATPIGLAAGLDKNCRGYQFLSNLGFGAVEVGTVTPRAQAGNPRPRLFRYIEEESIRNCMGFNNEGGEFLKNQVRLAQRSIPLGVNIGKNKDTPDELAYEDYASLYQDFKELADYIVINVSSPNTPGLRSHQTRESLEKIFSALERKEGEVDLYLKISPDIDEDEIDSIIKVANDYKLTGIIATNTTIMQERGVGGISGKLLLNKARDIRKACLTKMKDYPNLEFIGVGGFSSYEDVMDYWCDGGKFLQVYSAFVFQGPKLLQDLNKAILKDMELKGFNCIEQLIEHYHHIN, encoded by the coding sequence ATGATTTACTCTCTTGCACGCAATTTCTTATTTAAGCTCGATGCAGAAGATGCACACGACTTAACGATTGATCTTATGGAAAAGTTTCCAGTTATCTCAGAAATTTTTCCAAGCTATCGTCGTAATAATTTAAAATTGAAAATAGGTAATAATATCTGGGCAACTCCCATCGGACTTGCTGCAGGTCTTGATAAGAACTGCCGAGGCTACCAATTTCTTTCAAACCTTGGGTTTGGTGCCGTGGAAGTTGGAACAGTTACTCCTAGAGCTCAGGCCGGAAATCCAAGGCCAAGACTCTTTCGCTATATAGAAGAGGAGTCGATACGTAACTGTATGGGTTTTAATAATGAAGGTGGAGAGTTTCTTAAGAATCAAGTTCGCTTGGCCCAACGTTCAATCCCATTGGGAGTGAATATTGGAAAGAACAAGGATACTCCTGATGAGCTTGCTTACGAAGACTACGCATCATTATATCAAGATTTTAAAGAACTAGCTGACTATATTGTCATTAATGTTTCTTCTCCTAATACTCCTGGACTTCGCTCTCATCAAACTCGTGAATCTTTAGAAAAGATTTTTTCAGCTCTTGAACGAAAAGAAGGCGAGGTCGATCTCTATTTAAAAATCTCTCCTGATATCGATGAAGATGAGATTGATAGTATTATCAAAGTGGCCAACGACTATAAACTTACTGGTATCATTGCTACTAATACGACGATTATGCAGGAACGAGGTGTTGGCGGTATATCTGGTAAGCTCTTACTTAATAAGGCCCGTGATATTCGAAAGGCCTGTCTTACTAAAATGAAAGACTATCCAAACTTAGAATTCATTGGCGTAGGTGGATTTTCATCATATGAAGATGTTATGGATTACTGGTGTGATGGTGGGAAGTTCTTACAAGTCTATTCTGCATTTGTTTTTCAAGGGCCGAAGCTTTTACAAGATCTTAATAAGGCCATCTTAAAGGATATGGAACTAAAGGGTTTTAATTGTATTGAACAATTAATCGAGCACTATCATCATATAAATTAA
- the sfsA gene encoding DNA/RNA nuclease SfsA: MQFKEKELVLGTIIERYKRFLLDFKLDKNFKEFKTTDVLTAHLANTGSMKTCWEPDWKVLMTHSDDPKRKLKFSAQMISNNETWIMVNTGLTNKIVQEGLELGKFKELKGYKYFKSEVKIGKSRIDFLLSNKEVDKKDLQLEDASFKYNFVEVKNVTLKVGEQAQFPDAVSTRGQKHLEELMALKEQGHEATMLYIISREDVKSFNVSEVDMEYKKLLIKAKEVGVQILAYQLSLNEKEIAIAKKLKVVL, from the coding sequence ATGCAATTTAAAGAGAAAGAATTGGTTTTAGGAACAATTATTGAACGCTATAAACGATTTTTATTAGACTTTAAATTGGATAAAAACTTTAAAGAGTTCAAGACTACGGATGTCTTAACGGCCCATCTCGCTAACACTGGAAGTATGAAGACATGTTGGGAGCCAGACTGGAAAGTTCTTATGACTCATTCCGATGATCCAAAAAGAAAACTAAAATTTTCTGCCCAAATGATATCTAATAATGAAACTTGGATTATGGTTAATACTGGACTGACAAATAAAATTGTTCAAGAGGGCCTTGAATTAGGAAAATTTAAAGAGCTTAAAGGTTATAAATACTTTAAGAGTGAAGTTAAAATAGGAAAAAGTAGAATTGACTTTCTCTTAAGCAATAAAGAGGTTGATAAGAAAGATCTACAGCTTGAAGACGCAAGTTTTAAGTATAATTTTGTTGAAGTAAAGAATGTTACATTAAAAGTTGGTGAACAAGCTCAATTTCCAGATGCAGTTTCAACTCGTGGACAAAAGCATCTTGAAGAACTTATGGCATTAAAAGAACAAGGTCATGAGGCAACAATGCTCTATATTATTTCACGTGAAGATGTTAAAAGCTTTAATGTTAGTGAAGTTGATATGGAATACAAGAAATTGCTAATTAAGGCCAAAGAAGTCGGGGTACAAATACTCGCCTATCAACTAAGTTTAAATGAAAAAGAAATAGCAATTGCAAAGAAATTGAAAGTTGTCCTATAA
- a CDS encoding DUF4105 domain-containing protein, whose translation MKYIITATLLVLLFGQKSYAKFAPHHLDSFSKSKKWLKLIRYEKGLLGYKSLVKADEYFLSKQGKTSPLQELKKSISSIQSVEVEDMNNHPKCLFPARFLLLKEHRLIKQSLNLNDCPAYQAYIKKIDISSVSIIFSSYFIEKPASTFGHTFFRVRSKSSKGQDNDLLDYGVDFSAKVDTVNPLVYGYKGIFGGFKGMYAMMPYYVKVKEYNNMESRDLWDYELNLDKNDLIYFQAHLFEMNRAYFDYLYFTKNCSYHILAFVDAIKTDWKLIDNLDTTVPPVDTIYALFEQDNIVKNIKVRPASYTKLKARYNEMIPEQVELFKKLVKNTKNISSINDNPKELFVLDTYNLYIDFKNADVDATKSLKNKEKQEYRNKKFRINSKRAKLASNSQEINYEFLMPKSPDKGHHTNQITLGSSFDTHGEYLNFEFRGALHNTLDLQDGYLPMSTTELVNLKLDYNRYQENRLRLVDAKLARIEALRPVSVFAKKLSWQFGFGFAESFTYQSRTLNPYLDFDLGYTFGTETFAIAAFIATQNSYVYESEYDYSLSYGPKLRFIYSGKYFSWQGSYQYVFRNHLNLNKLHEWNTEARFHVTKNISLKISYEYYDSIYHRAMAGINYFY comes from the coding sequence GGACTCCTAGGTTACAAATCCCTTGTGAAGGCAGATGAGTACTTCCTCTCTAAACAGGGAAAAACTTCTCCTCTTCAAGAGTTAAAAAAATCAATTTCAAGCATTCAATCTGTTGAAGTCGAAGACATGAATAATCACCCTAAATGTCTCTTCCCTGCAAGATTTTTGCTTTTAAAAGAACATCGATTAATTAAACAGTCTCTCAATTTAAATGACTGTCCTGCTTATCAAGCATATATTAAGAAAATAGATATATCATCTGTATCAATTATTTTTTCTTCATACTTTATTGAGAAACCAGCTTCAACCTTTGGCCACACTTTCTTTCGTGTTCGATCAAAATCTTCGAAGGGGCAAGATAATGACCTATTAGATTACGGAGTCGATTTTAGCGCTAAGGTTGATACCGTGAATCCTCTTGTCTATGGTTACAAAGGAATTTTTGGTGGGTTTAAGGGCATGTATGCAATGATGCCATATTATGTGAAGGTTAAAGAATATAATAATATGGAATCGAGAGACCTTTGGGATTATGAATTAAACCTAGACAAAAATGATCTCATTTATTTTCAGGCCCACCTCTTTGAAATGAATAGGGCCTATTTTGACTACCTCTACTTTACGAAAAACTGCTCTTATCATATCTTGGCATTTGTAGATGCCATAAAAACAGACTGGAAACTAATCGATAATCTTGATACCACAGTACCACCTGTCGATACGATCTATGCTCTCTTTGAACAAGACAATATCGTAAAAAATATTAAAGTTAGACCTGCTTCTTATACAAAATTAAAAGCAAGATATAATGAGATGATTCCGGAACAAGTTGAACTCTTTAAAAAGCTTGTAAAGAATACAAAAAACATTAGCAGTATCAATGATAATCCAAAAGAGCTTTTTGTCTTAGACACTTACAATCTCTATATAGATTTTAAGAATGCTGATGTTGATGCAACAAAGTCCTTAAAGAACAAAGAAAAGCAAGAGTATCGTAATAAGAAGTTTCGTATCAATAGTAAGCGTGCAAAGCTTGCATCAAACTCACAAGAAATTAACTATGAATTTCTTATGCCAAAGTCCCCTGATAAGGGCCACCACACAAATCAGATCACTCTAGGTTCTAGTTTTGATACACATGGAGAATACCTAAACTTCGAATTTCGTGGTGCTCTTCACAATACACTTGATCTGCAAGATGGCTATCTCCCAATGTCTACAACAGAACTCGTTAATCTAAAGCTAGATTACAATCGCTATCAAGAAAACCGTCTTAGATTAGTAGATGCAAAGCTTGCCCGCATTGAGGCCTTAAGGCCAGTTAGTGTCTTTGCAAAGAAGCTTAGCTGGCAATTTGGATTTGGTTTTGCAGAGAGTTTTACATATCAAAGCCGCACACTAAATCCATATCTCGATTTTGACCTTGGCTACACTTTTGGAACTGAAACATTTGCAATTGCCGCATTTATCGCTACTCAAAACTCTTATGTCTACGAGTCAGAGTATGACTACTCTCTAAGTTATGGACCAAAGCTAAGATTCATCTATTCAGGCAAGTATTTTTCATGGCAAGGAAGTTACCAGTACGTCTTTAGAAATCATTTAAACTTAAATAAGCTTCATGAATGGAATACTGAGGCAAGGTTTCATGTCACTAAAAATATTAGCTTAAAGATTTCTTATGAATACTACGATAGTATTTATCACAGAGCGATGGCAGGAATAAATTACTTTTACTAA